In Solanum lycopersicum chromosome 5, SLM_r2.1, the following are encoded in one genomic region:
- the LOC101266511 gene encoding uncharacterized protein — translation MDDPFLHLASLSSYIAQQFVQFIEDLICRDLLGWSEYLVDFGGLLVNFTTVPEACSFPSRVSDTGTSFRFHGRRSSYVNDNLPVNSFLEIVRSNQSYGGFRLIFEGLMLPVYGLRFTWKLTLASWRCFVSHIRCALVQVQSVISRVCTTLRGSSDDIGWLQQAPEMAPVVDGSARFRELLQGIRNGQHTLPDSFVYLLIPGFFSNHGPLYFVSTKKFFSKMGLTCHIAKIHSEASVEQNAWELKQCIEELHWGSGKHVMLLGHSKGGVDAAAALSKYWHDLKDKVAGLAFVQSPYGGIPVASDILRDGQIADKETRRIMEFLLCKLIKGDIRALEDLTYEKRKEFLKNHKLPDDIPLISFHSEASIALNVIATMSHIAHAELPWLPLPGFGDDESENVIQAGCKVPVIVPVSAALALCALHLQLRYGEKSDGLVTCRDAEVPGSVVVKPDIKLDHAWMVYSSWRKDPNEPDASEMCEALLTMLVELGMKRKEVLC, via the exons ATGGACGACCCCTTTCTACATCTTGCAAGCTTGAGCTCTTATATAGCCCAGCAATTTGTTCAATTTATTG AGGATCTTATCTGCAGAGATCTACTTGGGTGGTCAGAATATTTAGTTGATTTTGGTGGTCTGCTTGTAAACTTTACAACTGTTCCCGAGGCTTGTTCATTTCCTTCAAGAGTATCTGACACAGGAACAAGCTTTAGATTTCACGGGAGAAGATCCTCCTATGTCAATGATAACTTGCCTGTAAATTCATTCTTAGAAATTGTAAGAAGTAATCAAAGTTATGGAGGTTTCAGACTCATTTTTGAAGG GTTGATGCTTCCAGTATATGGTCTGAGATTCACTTGGAAACTTACGTTGGCATCTTGGAGGTGTTTCGTATCTCATATCAGATGTGCTCTAGTTCAAGTTCAGAG TGTTATATCCCGTGTATGTACAACTTTGCGTGGGTCTTCTGATGACATTGGGTGGTTGCAACAAGCTCCTGAAATGGCTCCTGTTGTTGATGGTTCAGCTAGATTTAGAGAACTACTACAAGGTATTAG gaatggacagcacacactgccCGATTCTTTTGTTTATCTACTGATTCCAG GGTTTTTCAGCAATCACGGTCCTTTGTATTTTGTGAGCACtaaaaagtttttttcaaaGATGGGGTTAACTTGCCATATTGCCAAGATACACAGTGAG GCATCCGTGGAACAAAATGCGTGGGAACTGAAGCAATGCATCGAGGAGTTACACTGGGGATCAGGAAAACATGTCATGCTGCTTGGTCACAGTAAGGGTGGGGTTGATGCTGCCGCTGCTTTGTCAAAATATTGGCATGATTTAAAGGATAAAGTTGCAGGACTGGCATTTGTGCAGAGCCCTTATGGTGGAATACCTGTTGCATCAGATATTCTTCGTGACGGACAGATTGCTGACAAGGAAACACGAAGGATCATGGAGTTTCTACTGTGCAAGTTAATTAAG GGTGATATACGGGCATTAGAGGATCTAACATACGAAAAGCGAAAGGAGTTCTTAAAAAACCACAAGCTTCCCGATGATATTCCACTCATCTCCTTCCATTCTGAAGCAAGTATAGCACTGAATGTAATAGCAACAATGTCCCATATAGCACATGCAGAACTTCCGTGGCTACCTTTGCCCGGATTTGGTGACGATGAGTCGGAAAATGTGATCCAAGCAGGTTGTAAGGTGCCTGTCATAGTTCCTGTTTCTGCTGCACTGGCTCTTTGTGCTCTGCACCTGCAACTAAGGTATGGAGAGAAGAGTGATGGTCTAGTGACCTGTCGTGATGCTGAAGTTCCCGGCTCAGTTGTTGTAAAACCAGACATAAAGCTTGATCATGCTTGGATGGTTTATTCGTCGTGGAGGAAGGACCCAAATGAACCGGACGCTAGTGAAATGTGTGAGGCTCTCTTAACTATGCTTGTGGAACTCGGTATGAAACGAAAGGAAGTACTTTGTTAA